From the genome of Triticum aestivum cultivar Chinese Spring chromosome 3B, IWGSC CS RefSeq v2.1, whole genome shotgun sequence, one region includes:
- the LOC123070499 gene encoding uncharacterized protein, which yields MHPHARCLMECLGGHELWILNDQEEPDTTVEPLFCGQLELAHPKCILHQLRPIKRVAFEGPVTGRRFYGCPVQENGVNCGVVEWVDGPWPTVLQRCLCKLWEMFHEQNIGRVQDKEKFEKELARLKSEHDRELAKLRNENDKLCIEYTKLVDDVSKMFDWQDGRVDQKQVQEEELEKKKKELEEKAMLEVQMEKLKLAKEKRCILQSQADIIKNTRKAMKDVQVDRDVLKKEKDKLELVVAELLKDGYGSKEKLEQIKAILESRTCCDMLVK from the exons ATGCACCCACACGCAAGGTGTTTGATGGAATGCTTAGGAGGACATGAACTATGGATTCTTAATGATCAG GAGGAACCAGACACCACTGTGGAGCCCCTTTTCTGTGGCCAACTTGAGCTTGCTCATCCCAAGTGCATTCTGCACCAACTGAGGCCTATTAAGCGTGTTGCTTTTGAAGGGCCTGTAACAGGAAGGCGTTTCTATGGCTGCCCAGTCCAG GAAAATGGTGTGAATTGTGGTGTTGTAGAGTGGGTTGATGGGCCTTGGCCAACTGTTCTTCAGAGATGTTTGTGCAAGCTATGGGAGATGTTCCATGAGCAGAACATTGGAAGGGTACAGGACAAGGAGAAGTTTGAGAAGGAGTTGGCCAGGCTTAAGAGTGAACATGATAGGGAGTTGGCCAAGCTTAGGAATGAAAATGACAAGCTTTGCATTGAGTACACCaagcttgttgatgatgtatccaagATGTTTGATTGGCAGGATGGTAGGGTGGACCAGAAACAAGTGCAGGAGGAAGaacttgagaagaagaagaaggagctagAGGAGAAAGCTATGTTGGAGGTGCAGATGGAAAAGCTCAAACTTGCAAAAGAGAAAAGGTGCATTTTGCAGAGCCAAGCTGATATCATCAAGAACACCAGGAAGGCTATGAAGGATGTTCAAGTTGACAGAGATGTTCTTAAGAAGGAGAAGGACAAGCTTGAGCTTGTTGTTGCTGAGCTGCTGAAAGATGGCTATGGCAGCAAGGAGAAGTTAGAGCAAATCAAGGCCATCCTTGAGTCTCGAACTTGCTGTGATATGTTGGTGAAGTAA